In Gammaproteobacteria bacterium, a single genomic region encodes these proteins:
- a CDS encoding NAD-dependent epimerase: protein MKLLVTGAAGFIGYALADMLCQRGDDVVGIDNLNDYYDVGLKQARLAQLKVHDNFRFVELDIADTDALQGIFKPQAFERVLHMAAQAGVRYSLENPGAYINSNLVGFGNLLECCRNHDIEHLVYASSSSVYGANEKIPFSTSDNVDHPISLYAATKKANELMAHSYSHLYQLPCTGLRFFTVYGPWGRPDMSPILFADAITRGEPIKVFNRGRHSRDFTYIGDVVEGVVRCLDQLPKQNPGWSGLNPDPASSRAPWRIYNIGRGEPVELLRYIELMEQALGKTTDRELLPAQPGDVEDTFADIDDLVADTGYSPSVSIEQGLQQFAAWYMDYYDKK, encoded by the coding sequence AAATTACTGGTTACTGGCGCCGCCGGTTTTATTGGCTACGCGCTTGCCGACATGTTATGTCAGCGAGGGGACGATGTTGTTGGCATCGACAACCTGAACGATTATTACGATGTCGGTCTGAAACAGGCACGCCTCGCGCAATTGAAAGTCCACGATAACTTCCGCTTCGTCGAACTGGATATTGCCGATACAGATGCACTGCAGGGGATTTTCAAGCCGCAGGCTTTCGAGCGCGTGCTGCACATGGCAGCGCAGGCCGGTGTGCGCTATTCACTGGAGAATCCCGGGGCCTACATCAACAGCAACCTGGTCGGCTTTGGCAACCTGCTCGAATGCTGCCGCAATCATGACATAGAACACCTCGTCTACGCGTCGTCGAGCTCGGTCTATGGCGCCAATGAAAAGATACCCTTCAGTACCTCGGACAATGTCGATCACCCGATTTCGCTGTACGCGGCCACCAAGAAGGCCAACGAGTTAATGGCGCATAGCTATAGCCATCTTTACCAACTGCCGTGTACCGGGCTGCGCTTCTTCACCGTATACGGACCCTGGGGCAGGCCGGACATGTCGCCAATACTGTTTGCCGATGCAATTACGCGGGGTGAACCGATCAAGGTGTTTAACCGGGGTAGGCACAGTCGGGACTTCACCTACATCGGTGATGTCGTTGAGGGCGTGGTGCGTTGCCTGGACCAGTTGCCGAAACAAAATCCTGGCTGGTCAGGACTTAATCCCGATCCGGCAAGCAGCCGGGCACCCTGGCGAATCTACAATATCGGTCGGGGCGAGCCAGTGGAATTATTACGGTATATTGAATTGATGGAGCAGGCACTGGGCAAGACAACTGACCGGGAACTTCTGCCCGCGCAGCCGGGCGACGTCGAGGATACTTTTGCCGATATCGACGATCTGGTTGCGGATACCGGTTATTCACCATCGGTCTCAATTGAACAGGGCTTGCAACAATTTGCCGCATGGTACATGGATTATTACGATAAGAAATAA